Proteins from a single region of Vigna radiata var. radiata cultivar VC1973A unplaced genomic scaffold, Vradiata_ver6 scaffold_108, whole genome shotgun sequence:
- the LOC106754392 gene encoding probable LRR receptor-like serine/threonine-protein kinase At1g67720 isoform X1 — MENRVPFFVFLSSFSFTLLLLLQLSSAQIPAGFVSLDCGGKENFTDEIGLPWTPDELRYGDISTISVANETRKQYTTVRHFPADSRKYCYSLDVVSRTRYLLRASFLYGNFDANNVYPKFDIFVGATHWSTIVISDANTIEMRELIFLALSPTVSVCLSNATTGKPFISTLELRQFNGSVYYTYTEEHFYLSVSARINFGADSDAPIRYPDDPFDRIWQSDSIKRANYLVDVAAGTRKISTNKSIEVSSDEMPPMKVMQSGVVGTNGSLTYRLNLDGFPGFAWAVTYFAEIEDLAENESRKFRLVLPGHPDISKPVVNIEENAPGKYRLYEPGYTNLSLPFVLSFKFAKTSDSARGPLLNAMEINEYLEKNDGSPDGDVISSVLSHYSSEEWAQEGGDPCLPVPWSWVRCSSDQQPKVVSILLSSKNLTGNIPLEITKLTGLVELWLDGNMLTGPIPDFTGCMDLKIIHLENNQLTGALPTSLVNLPNLRELYVQNNMLSGTVPSDLLKKVSFLNYSGNDNLRKDSRRKTPLYVIIGSTVGAAVLLLATVISCLFKHKGKNRYYEQNSLVSHPSQSLEPTKSIGPAEAAHCYSFSEIEKSTNNFEKKIGSGGFGVVYYGKLKDGKEIAVKVLTSNSYQGKREFSNEVILLSRIHHRNLVQLLGYCREEGNSMLIYEFMHNGTLKEHLYAPLTHGRSIDWKKRLEIAEDAAKGIEYLHTGCVPAVIHRDLKSSNILLDRQMKAKVSDFGLSKLAVDGASHVSSIVRGTVGYLDPEYYISQQLTDKSDIYSFGVILLELISGQEAISNDSFGANCRNIVQWAKLHIESGDIQGIIDPVLQNKYNLQSMWKIAEIALMCVQPHGHMRPSISEVLKEIQDAIAIERGSEGNSDEPRNSVHSSVNMDLVAPQSFLSIDDSIAQPTAR, encoded by the exons CAGGTTTTGTGAGTCTGGACTGTGGTGGTAAAGAAAATTTCACTGACGAAATTGGTCTTCCATGGACTCCTGATGAACTTAGGTATGGAGACATAAGCACTATATCAGTCGCAAATGAGACACGGAAGCAATACACAACAGTACGACATTTTCCTGCTGATTCTAGAAAATACTGCTACTCACTTGATGTTGTTAGTAGGACAAGGTACTTACTGAGGGCGTCGTTCTTGTACGGGAACTTTGATGCAAACAATGTTTATccaaaatttgacatttttgttGGTGCTACTCATTGGTCGACTATAGTTATATCTGATGCTAACACCATAGAAATGAGAGAGCTCATATTTCTGGCTTTAAGTCCTACAGTTAGTGTATGTTTATCAAATGCAACAACTGGAAAGCCATTCATATCTACTCTTGAACTCCGGCAGTTCAATGGTTCAGTTTATTATACATACACCGAGGAACACTTTTACCTCAGTGTATCCGCAAGAATAAATTTTGGCGCAGATAGTGATGCTCCAATCAG GTATCCTGATGACCCATTTGATAGAATTTGGCAGTCAGATTCTATCAAGAGAGCAAACTATCTTGTCGATGTTGCTGCCGGAACTAGGAAAATTTCCACCAACAAATCAATTGAAGTTAGCAGTGATGAAATGCCACCAATGAAAGTAATGCAGAGTGGTGTAGTGGGCACAAACGGATCTCTAACTTACAGGTTGAACTTGGATGGTTTTCCTGGTTTTGCATGGGCAGTCACCTATTTCGCAGAGATTGAAGATTTGGCTGAAAACGAATCCAGGAAATTCAGACTAGTTCTTCCTGGTCATCCGGATATTAGTAAGCCTGTAgtaaatattgaagaaaatgcTCCAGGAAAATATCGCCTCTATGAACCAGGATATACCAATTTATCCTTACCCTTTGTTTTGTCCTTTAAATTTGCCAAAACATCTGATTCTGCCAGGGGCCCTCTTCTAAATGCCATGGAGATTAATGAGTATTTGGAGAAAAATGACGGCTCTCCTGATG GAGACGTTATATCTAGTGTACTTTCACACTATTCCTCAGAAGAATGGGCACAAGAAGGAGGTGATCCTTGTCTACCTGTTCCATGGTCATGGGTCCGCTGTAGCTCAGATCAACAGCCAAAAGTAGTTTCAAT TTTGTTGTCCAGTAAAAACTTGACAGGCAATATTCCTTTGGAGATAACCAAACTCACTGGTCTGGTTGAACT ATGGCTTGATGGTAACATGTTGACTGGCCCAATACCAGATTTCACAGGATGCATGGACTTAAAGATCAT TCATCTTGAGAACAATCAGTTGACAGGTGCGCTCCCAACATCTTTGGTGAACCTTCCAAACTTGAGGGAATT GTATGTCCAAAATAATATGTTATCCGGAACTGTACCATCGGATCTTCTGAAGAAAGTTTCTTTTCTAAA CTACTCTGGAAACGATAATCTTCGTAAAGATAGCAGAAGAAAGACCCCCTTGTATGTGATTATTGGTTCAACAGTTGGAGCTGCTGTTCTGCTTTTGGCCACTGTTATATCATGCTTGTTTAAGCATAAAGGAAAAAACAGATATTACGAACAAA ACAGCCTTGTTTCCCACCCTTCTCAAAGTCTGGAGCCTACTAAAAGCATTGGTCCTGCAGAAGCTGCACATTGCTACAGCTTTTCTGAAATCGAAAAATCTACaaataattttgagaaaaaaattggtTCTGGTGGTTTTGGAGTTGTTTACTATGGAAAACTGAAAGATGGAAAAGAGATAGCAGTTAAAGTTCTGACGAGTAATTCCTACCAGGGCAAACGAGAGTTCTCCAACGAG GTGATTCTTCTGTCAAGAATACATCATAGAAACTTGGTACAGCTTCTCGGCTATTGTCGAGAAGAAGGAAATAGCATGCTCATTTATGAGTTCATGCATAATGGAACTCTCAAGGAACATCTTTACG CCCCATTAACACACGGACGGAGTATCGATTGGAAGAAGCGTCTAGAGATTGCAGAAGACGCTGCAAAAG GGATTGAGTATCTCCACACAGGCTGTGTTCCTGCAGTCATCCATAGAGACTTGAAAAGCAGCAACATTCTTCTTGACCGACAAATGAAAGCCAAGGTTTCAGATTTTGGTCTTTCAAAACTTGCTGTGGATGGGGCATCCCATGTTTCTAGCATAGTACGAGGAACAGTAGGATATTTGGATCCTGA GTACTACATTTCTCAGCAGCTTACTGACAAGAGTGATATTTATAGTTTTGGCGTAATTCTTCTTGAACTCATATCTGGTCAAGAAGCAATATCTAATGACAGCTTTGGTGCTAATTGCAGAAACATAGTCCAATGG GCAAAACTACACATTGAGAGTGGAGACATACAAGGTATCATTGATCCCGTGCTGCAGAACAAGTATAACCTGCAATCAATGTGGAAAATAGCAGAGATAGCATTGATGTGTGTTCAACCACATGGACACATGCGACCATCAATTTCAGAAGTTCTGAAGGAGATACAAGATGCCATTGCTATTGAAAGAGGCTCCGAAGGAAATTCGGATGAGCCAAGAAATTCGGTTCATTCTTCAGTCAACATGGATTTGGTTGCTCCTCAGAGCTTCCTCTCAATTGATGATTCCATTGCACAACCTACTGCACGATAG
- the LOC106754392 gene encoding probable LRR receptor-like serine/threonine-protein kinase At1g67720 isoform X2 produces the protein MENRVPFFVFLSSFSFTLLLLLQLSSAQIPGFVSLDCGGKENFTDEIGLPWTPDELRYGDISTISVANETRKQYTTVRHFPADSRKYCYSLDVVSRTRYLLRASFLYGNFDANNVYPKFDIFVGATHWSTIVISDANTIEMRELIFLALSPTVSVCLSNATTGKPFISTLELRQFNGSVYYTYTEEHFYLSVSARINFGADSDAPIRYPDDPFDRIWQSDSIKRANYLVDVAAGTRKISTNKSIEVSSDEMPPMKVMQSGVVGTNGSLTYRLNLDGFPGFAWAVTYFAEIEDLAENESRKFRLVLPGHPDISKPVVNIEENAPGKYRLYEPGYTNLSLPFVLSFKFAKTSDSARGPLLNAMEINEYLEKNDGSPDGDVISSVLSHYSSEEWAQEGGDPCLPVPWSWVRCSSDQQPKVVSILLSSKNLTGNIPLEITKLTGLVELWLDGNMLTGPIPDFTGCMDLKIIHLENNQLTGALPTSLVNLPNLRELYVQNNMLSGTVPSDLLKKVSFLNYSGNDNLRKDSRRKTPLYVIIGSTVGAAVLLLATVISCLFKHKGKNRYYEQNSLVSHPSQSLEPTKSIGPAEAAHCYSFSEIEKSTNNFEKKIGSGGFGVVYYGKLKDGKEIAVKVLTSNSYQGKREFSNEVILLSRIHHRNLVQLLGYCREEGNSMLIYEFMHNGTLKEHLYAPLTHGRSIDWKKRLEIAEDAAKGIEYLHTGCVPAVIHRDLKSSNILLDRQMKAKVSDFGLSKLAVDGASHVSSIVRGTVGYLDPEYYISQQLTDKSDIYSFGVILLELISGQEAISNDSFGANCRNIVQWAKLHIESGDIQGIIDPVLQNKYNLQSMWKIAEIALMCVQPHGHMRPSISEVLKEIQDAIAIERGSEGNSDEPRNSVHSSVNMDLVAPQSFLSIDDSIAQPTAR, from the exons GTTTTGTGAGTCTGGACTGTGGTGGTAAAGAAAATTTCACTGACGAAATTGGTCTTCCATGGACTCCTGATGAACTTAGGTATGGAGACATAAGCACTATATCAGTCGCAAATGAGACACGGAAGCAATACACAACAGTACGACATTTTCCTGCTGATTCTAGAAAATACTGCTACTCACTTGATGTTGTTAGTAGGACAAGGTACTTACTGAGGGCGTCGTTCTTGTACGGGAACTTTGATGCAAACAATGTTTATccaaaatttgacatttttgttGGTGCTACTCATTGGTCGACTATAGTTATATCTGATGCTAACACCATAGAAATGAGAGAGCTCATATTTCTGGCTTTAAGTCCTACAGTTAGTGTATGTTTATCAAATGCAACAACTGGAAAGCCATTCATATCTACTCTTGAACTCCGGCAGTTCAATGGTTCAGTTTATTATACATACACCGAGGAACACTTTTACCTCAGTGTATCCGCAAGAATAAATTTTGGCGCAGATAGTGATGCTCCAATCAG GTATCCTGATGACCCATTTGATAGAATTTGGCAGTCAGATTCTATCAAGAGAGCAAACTATCTTGTCGATGTTGCTGCCGGAACTAGGAAAATTTCCACCAACAAATCAATTGAAGTTAGCAGTGATGAAATGCCACCAATGAAAGTAATGCAGAGTGGTGTAGTGGGCACAAACGGATCTCTAACTTACAGGTTGAACTTGGATGGTTTTCCTGGTTTTGCATGGGCAGTCACCTATTTCGCAGAGATTGAAGATTTGGCTGAAAACGAATCCAGGAAATTCAGACTAGTTCTTCCTGGTCATCCGGATATTAGTAAGCCTGTAgtaaatattgaagaaaatgcTCCAGGAAAATATCGCCTCTATGAACCAGGATATACCAATTTATCCTTACCCTTTGTTTTGTCCTTTAAATTTGCCAAAACATCTGATTCTGCCAGGGGCCCTCTTCTAAATGCCATGGAGATTAATGAGTATTTGGAGAAAAATGACGGCTCTCCTGATG GAGACGTTATATCTAGTGTACTTTCACACTATTCCTCAGAAGAATGGGCACAAGAAGGAGGTGATCCTTGTCTACCTGTTCCATGGTCATGGGTCCGCTGTAGCTCAGATCAACAGCCAAAAGTAGTTTCAAT TTTGTTGTCCAGTAAAAACTTGACAGGCAATATTCCTTTGGAGATAACCAAACTCACTGGTCTGGTTGAACT ATGGCTTGATGGTAACATGTTGACTGGCCCAATACCAGATTTCACAGGATGCATGGACTTAAAGATCAT TCATCTTGAGAACAATCAGTTGACAGGTGCGCTCCCAACATCTTTGGTGAACCTTCCAAACTTGAGGGAATT GTATGTCCAAAATAATATGTTATCCGGAACTGTACCATCGGATCTTCTGAAGAAAGTTTCTTTTCTAAA CTACTCTGGAAACGATAATCTTCGTAAAGATAGCAGAAGAAAGACCCCCTTGTATGTGATTATTGGTTCAACAGTTGGAGCTGCTGTTCTGCTTTTGGCCACTGTTATATCATGCTTGTTTAAGCATAAAGGAAAAAACAGATATTACGAACAAA ACAGCCTTGTTTCCCACCCTTCTCAAAGTCTGGAGCCTACTAAAAGCATTGGTCCTGCAGAAGCTGCACATTGCTACAGCTTTTCTGAAATCGAAAAATCTACaaataattttgagaaaaaaattggtTCTGGTGGTTTTGGAGTTGTTTACTATGGAAAACTGAAAGATGGAAAAGAGATAGCAGTTAAAGTTCTGACGAGTAATTCCTACCAGGGCAAACGAGAGTTCTCCAACGAG GTGATTCTTCTGTCAAGAATACATCATAGAAACTTGGTACAGCTTCTCGGCTATTGTCGAGAAGAAGGAAATAGCATGCTCATTTATGAGTTCATGCATAATGGAACTCTCAAGGAACATCTTTACG CCCCATTAACACACGGACGGAGTATCGATTGGAAGAAGCGTCTAGAGATTGCAGAAGACGCTGCAAAAG GGATTGAGTATCTCCACACAGGCTGTGTTCCTGCAGTCATCCATAGAGACTTGAAAAGCAGCAACATTCTTCTTGACCGACAAATGAAAGCCAAGGTTTCAGATTTTGGTCTTTCAAAACTTGCTGTGGATGGGGCATCCCATGTTTCTAGCATAGTACGAGGAACAGTAGGATATTTGGATCCTGA GTACTACATTTCTCAGCAGCTTACTGACAAGAGTGATATTTATAGTTTTGGCGTAATTCTTCTTGAACTCATATCTGGTCAAGAAGCAATATCTAATGACAGCTTTGGTGCTAATTGCAGAAACATAGTCCAATGG GCAAAACTACACATTGAGAGTGGAGACATACAAGGTATCATTGATCCCGTGCTGCAGAACAAGTATAACCTGCAATCAATGTGGAAAATAGCAGAGATAGCATTGATGTGTGTTCAACCACATGGACACATGCGACCATCAATTTCAGAAGTTCTGAAGGAGATACAAGATGCCATTGCTATTGAAAGAGGCTCCGAAGGAAATTCGGATGAGCCAAGAAATTCGGTTCATTCTTCAGTCAACATGGATTTGGTTGCTCCTCAGAGCTTCCTCTCAATTGATGATTCCATTGCACAACCTACTGCACGATAG